From a region of the Thermodesulfobacteriota bacterium genome:
- a CDS encoding TRAP transporter large permease, with product MTAEILLGSLALLFALNAPIAIAIGVASILAILAQGSFSPMMVVQKMFGGTDSFHLLAVPLFMFAGVLMERGGISRRIIDFANALVGWLPGGLAAVTIVSAMFFAGISGSAAADAAAVGAILIPAMKRSGYDSDFAAAVQASGGSIGVIIPPSIPMIIFGFLTGASIGQLFAAGILPGLLIGMSLIGAATVISRRRGYAATQAFSLAEVGRTLRKALLALGAPAIILGGILLGVFTATESAAVAVVYALAVSLLAYRELKVSDLYAVFRDGAVTSAIVMFIIATASVFSWIAAIEDLPAALAGTLLGLTTDPVLLLLLVNAVLLIAGTFVETTAALILLVPMITALVPSLEIDLVQLGAIVVVNLAIGMLTPPMGICLIVSCSISGDTIGAVSRRIVPFLFVLLVDLLLITYWSPLTTWLPSLMRR from the coding sequence GTGACCGCTGAGATCCTTCTCGGGAGCCTGGCGCTCCTGTTTGCCCTCAACGCCCCCATCGCCATCGCCATCGGGGTGGCCTCGATCCTGGCCATCCTGGCCCAGGGGTCCTTCTCCCCCATGATGGTGGTCCAGAAGATGTTCGGGGGCACCGACTCCTTCCACCTGCTCGCGGTTCCCCTCTTCATGTTTGCCGGGGTGCTCATGGAGCGGGGCGGCATCAGCCGCCGGATCATCGACTTCGCCAACGCGCTCGTGGGGTGGCTGCCCGGGGGGCTTGCCGCCGTCACCATCGTCTCGGCCATGTTCTTCGCCGGCATCTCGGGCTCGGCCGCGGCCGACGCCGCCGCCGTGGGCGCCATCCTCATCCCGGCCATGAAGCGGTCCGGCTACGACTCGGACTTCGCTGCCGCCGTGCAGGCTTCCGGGGGCTCCATCGGCGTCATCATCCCCCCGTCGATCCCCATGATCATCTTCGGGTTCCTCACGGGGGCCTCCATCGGCCAGCTCTTCGCCGCGGGCATCCTGCCGGGGCTCCTGATCGGCATGAGCCTCATCGGGGCCGCCACCGTCATCTCGCGCCGCCGCGGGTACGCCGCCACCCAGGCCTTCTCCCTGGCCGAGGTGGGGCGCACCCTGCGCAAGGCGCTGCTCGCGCTGGGGGCTCCGGCCATCATTTTGGGGGGCATTCTCCTCGGGGTCTTCACCGCCACCGAGTCGGCGGCCGTGGCGGTCGTCTACGCCCTGGCGGTAAGCCTCCTCGCCTACCGGGAGCTCAAGGTCTCCGACCTCTACGCGGTCTTCCGCGACGGCGCCGTGACCTCGGCCATCGTGATGTTCATCATCGCCACCGCCTCGGTCTTCTCCTGGATCGCGGCCATCGAGGACCTCCCCGCGGCGCTGGCGGGAACGCTCCTCGGCCTCACGACGGACCCCGTCCTCCTGCTCCTCCTGGTGAACGCCGTCCTCCTCATCGCCGGCACCTTCGTGGAGACCACCGCCGCGCTGATCCTCCTCGTGCCCATGATCACCGCGCTCGTGCCGAGCCTGGAGATCGACCTGGTGCAGCTCGGGGCCATCGTGGTCGTGAACCTCGCCATCGGCATGCTCACGCCTCCCATGGGAATCTGCCTCATCGTGTCCTGCTCCATCTCGGGCGACACCATCGGGGCCGTGAGCCGCCGGATCGTCCCCTTCCTGTTCGTGCTGCTCGTCGATCTGCTCCTCATCACCTACTGGTCTCCGCTGACTACCTGGCTGCCGTCCCTCATGCGGCGCTGA
- a CDS encoding TRAP transporter small permease: protein MGALEVLSRHLNRGIEALLVVLGASMSTVVAAQVFSRYALNYSLFWSEELARYLLVWLSFLGATVAYYRGLHPGVDAVYARLPPGARRAASVAVHLASLLLFGIMVVYGWRFAHFVRFQISPALHVPKWIPHAVLPLSGAVLALHALGFLIRELGRRPRDR from the coding sequence GTGGGCGCACTGGAGGTGCTGAGCCGGCACCTGAACCGGGGGATCGAGGCCCTGCTCGTGGTCCTGGGAGCCTCCATGTCCACCGTGGTGGCTGCCCAGGTATTCAGCCGCTACGCGCTGAACTACTCGCTGTTCTGGTCCGAGGAGCTCGCCCGCTATCTCCTGGTGTGGCTCTCGTTCCTGGGGGCCACCGTGGCCTACTATCGGGGGCTCCATCCCGGGGTCGACGCCGTCTACGCGCGGCTCCCGCCGGGGGCCCGGCGGGCCGCCTCGGTCGCCGTGCATCTGGCCTCGCTCCTGCTCTTCGGGATCATGGTGGTCTACGGGTGGCGGTTCGCCCACTTCGTGCGGTTCCAGATCTCGCCGGCCCTCCACGTGCCCAAGTGGATTCCCCACGCCGTCCTCCCCCTGAGCGGCGCCGTGCTGGCGCTCCACGCGCTCGGCTTCCTGATTCGGGAGCTGGGAAGGCGCCCCCGTGACCGCTGA
- a CDS encoding TRAP transporter substrate-binding protein, with protein sequence MKSRTLAASILALSLALAAPCFAALKINLGVVTKPGSAQNIVADKFKELVEARSKGEIEVKIHHSASLGNETEILQQIQMNTVQMGIITSGPFDTFDPIARVIDYPFLFQDNAQADEILDGPLGQEILTSLEGSGFKGLAFSENGFRHLTNKKRAVRGPDDVKGLKIRVMESALHKAIWQALGANPTPMPWPIYSELEQGVIDGQENPLWVVEVYKMYEVQDHLSLTRHVYSAHIDVASLQWWSSLKPEQQRLLQEAMVEAARYQRAENRAADAGRIALAKEKGMQVEENPDIAAFRTRVAELKDLELFRSPKVQDLLQRMLAAVQ encoded by the coding sequence ATGAAATCCCGCACCCTGGCCGCTTCGATCCTCGCCCTCTCTCTGGCACTGGCCGCACCGTGCTTCGCCGCCCTCAAGATCAACCTGGGGGTCGTCACGAAGCCCGGATCGGCCCAGAACATCGTGGCGGACAAGTTCAAGGAGCTCGTCGAGGCGCGCTCGAAGGGGGAGATCGAGGTCAAGATCCACCACTCGGCCTCCCTGGGAAACGAGACCGAGATCCTGCAGCAGATCCAGATGAACACCGTCCAGATGGGGATCATCACGAGCGGGCCCTTCGACACCTTCGACCCCATCGCCCGGGTCATCGACTACCCCTTCCTGTTCCAGGACAACGCCCAGGCCGACGAAATCCTCGACGGGCCCCTGGGACAGGAGATCCTCACCTCCCTGGAGGGCTCTGGATTCAAGGGGCTCGCCTTCTCGGAAAACGGCTTTCGGCACCTCACGAACAAGAAGCGCGCGGTCCGGGGGCCCGACGACGTCAAGGGCCTGAAGATCCGCGTGATGGAGTCGGCCCTGCACAAGGCCATCTGGCAGGCCCTGGGCGCGAACCCCACCCCCATGCCCTGGCCGATCTACAGCGAGCTCGAGCAGGGAGTGATCGACGGGCAGGAGAACCCCCTGTGGGTCGTCGAGGTCTACAAGATGTACGAGGTGCAAGACCACCTGTCCCTCACCCGGCACGTGTACTCGGCCCACATCGACGTGGCGAGCCTCCAGTGGTGGAGCTCGCTCAAGCCCGAGCAGCAGCGGCTCCTCCAGGAGGCCATGGTGGAAGCCGCCCGGTACCAGCGGGCCGAGAACCGGGCCGCCGACGCCGGGCGCATCGCCTTGGCCAAGGAAAAGGGCATGCAGGTCGAGGAGAACCCCGACATCGCCGCCTTCCGGACCCGGGTGGCGGAGCTCAAGGACCTGGAGCTCTTCCGCAGTCCCAAGGTCCAGGACCTCTTGCAGCGGATGCTGGCGGCGGTCCAGTAG
- a CDS encoding rhodanese-like domain-containing protein, with amino-acid sequence MADVPRIPPAEARARVASGAALLVCGYDDPQKFAAMHLEGALSYQEFLRLRPSLPKDREVIFYCA; translated from the coding sequence ATGGCAGACGTCCCCCGCATCCCCCCCGCCGAAGCCCGAGCCCGCGTGGCCTCGGGCGCGGCGCTGCTCGTGTGCGGCTACGACGACCCGCAGAAGTTCGCCGCCATGCACCTGGAGGGGGCGCTCTCCTACCAGGAGTTCCTGCGTCTGCGCCCGTCGCTGCCGAAGGACCGGGAGGTGATCTTCTACTGCGCCTGA
- a CDS encoding DMT family transporter: MAGGPHSAFWLALAAAALFGASTPFVKLLAHRAEPLLLAGLLYGGAGLGALAWRLGSRVGGPKIPAEAPLSRADLPWLGGAVLAGGVAAPVLLLVGLRSISAAAASLLLSLEGVFTAALAWAVFGEHGDRRLAAGMAAIGAGALVLAWEPGAALPLSWGALAVAGACLAWAADNNLTRKVSGGDPFAVAAAKGLAGGGASLALGLAAGQELPGLGTAAAAAAVGLAGYGASLVLYVRALRYLGAARTAAYFSVAPFAGAGAALLFPGERLSGALILGGLLTALGVGLHLAERHLHGHRHAAPSHAHAHARDDHHRHLHPDGDDPEPHAHPHGHPPLLHRHPHTPDLHHRHGHR; this comes from the coding sequence GTGGCGGGCGGCCCGCACTCCGCCTTCTGGCTGGCGCTCGCCGCGGCTGCCCTCTTCGGGGCGAGCACCCCTTTCGTCAAGCTCCTGGCCCACCGGGCCGAGCCCCTGCTGCTGGCGGGCCTGCTGTACGGGGGGGCCGGGCTCGGGGCTCTGGCCTGGCGGCTGGGGTCCCGCGTGGGGGGACCGAAGATCCCCGCCGAAGCCCCCCTCTCCCGGGCGGACCTGCCGTGGCTCGGGGGTGCCGTGCTCGCGGGCGGGGTCGCGGCCCCGGTCCTCCTCCTGGTGGGGCTGCGCAGCATTTCCGCCGCCGCCGCCTCGCTCCTGCTCTCGCTCGAGGGGGTCTTCACGGCGGCGCTGGCCTGGGCGGTTTTCGGGGAGCACGGGGATCGCCGGCTCGCGGCGGGCATGGCGGCCATCGGGGCGGGGGCCCTGGTGCTGGCGTGGGAGCCCGGGGCGGCGCTGCCCCTGTCGTGGGGAGCCCTCGCCGTGGCGGGGGCGTGCCTGGCCTGGGCGGCGGACAACAACCTGACGCGGAAGGTCTCGGGGGGTGACCCCTTTGCCGTGGCGGCAGCCAAGGGCCTGGCCGGGGGCGGCGCGAGCCTGGCCCTGGGCCTGGCCGCGGGGCAAGAGCTCCCCGGCCTGGGCACGGCCGCGGCGGCGGCGGCGGTGGGACTGGCCGGCTACGGCGCGAGCCTCGTGCTCTACGTCCGGGCCCTTCGCTACCTGGGGGCGGCGCGCACGGCGGCGTACTTCTCCGTCGCGCCCTTCGCCGGGGCCGGGGCGGCGCTCCTCTTCCCGGGGGAGAGACTGAGCGGAGCGCTGATCCTCGGGGGCCTCCTCACGGCCCTGGGCGTAGGGCTGCACCTCGCGGAGCGCCACCTCCACGGGCACCGCCACGCGGCTCCTTCCCACGCCCACGCCCACGCCCGGGACGACCACCACCGCCACCTCCACCCCGACGGCGACGACCCGGAGCCCCACGCCCACCCCCACGGCCACCCGCCCCTCCTGCACCGCCACCCCCACACCCCCGATCTCCACCACCGGCACGGGCATCGGTAG